The following is a genomic window from Anas acuta chromosome 3, bAnaAcu1.1, whole genome shotgun sequence.
gaaataattttttcagaCCTACTGCAGTAACACTGCTAAGAAgtgtgcattttcttttaaaagtttgaCACTGATTTTCTAGAGTTTAGCTTATGGGATAATATGTTTCAGCTAGACTGTGCCCTGAGATCACAATATTGGATTGGGGCTTCTCATTTGAAATGCTTAATAGGTTACTGCTTATTATCCATTTTGTGTAGCTGAAGGGCAGAGCTCTTTGACAGTAATGGGCATGGCAAATTTTCCTTGATTTTCATCCATCACTTGGCACTGGCCAGGTGTGAATTACCCAAGTGCGGAGTGTTTAGATGGTATAAACTGAGCTAGACAGCTATTATCTCATGCTGTGCCCATCAGGATGGGCTTGTGATACTTGCTTGTGTGGTGTTTTGGATGGTCTCAATCAGTAGTTAGTCCTCTTACATCAAATTGCCAAGAAAGAAGGAATTTTCAGACAACTCTGttacaggagaaaagagaactGGGGAGGTCATGAATACAATCATAAGGTAATACCATCTGCCTTTAGGCTATAGTGAGCAGACCTCATGTAGAGAAATAAACGCTACTCTTTGCCAAACCATGATCTCTATCTACTGAGTTAATAATAGTTGTCTTCGGTGAGAATAAAATTTCtacaatatttataaaagactGGATAAGCTAGCAATAATGACAATTAAAAGGACAATGTGAAGTGTTTGAACTATTTTGGACTGAAAATTGCATTCTCCTTAGGGAGCGGCATTTATGCACCAGATGGAGCCAGAGCCTATTACTACAATATGAAAACTGAGGACGGCCGTCTTCTCATTGCTGAACTAGATTCACACCCTCGCCTttctcctgcctcccctcctgctgTCAGCTGGAGTTCATATGCTTCAAGTGTAGAAAAATGCGTACCAGATGAACGTGACTTCAGTGGATTGATCTTCTATGACCAGTTCACTTTCACTGAGCTCACTAAGCCTGAGGGGAGTATCACCGTTTGCCAGAAAGACCTCCACTGTCACCTGAGCTACAAGATGGCAGAGAAACGAGAAGATGAAGTTTATGTGCTTGGTGCTTTTGATGGGCTTCATGTTGTTGAAGGACAATACTATCTGCAGGTAAAGATtctttggggggtggggggatggTGGTTAGGAATTTTAGAAATTTTAGGAAGTTTCTTTACAGGGAGAAACCTTCAGCTccttggggcaggaggggataaggacaataatttatttcttgtatGCTATGGTCCTGGTGTCCTATTAGTTAGCAATAGGAAGTAGTTGCTAAAATGTCCAAATATCCAAATGTGCCTTTAAATCCAAGAAACGCAGTGCAGAGATCTCTCAACCTCTTTTATGTTCCCAGAGGCCACACGCTATTTTTTAGACATACAGTATTGGCTAAACAGGGAGTTATGCTTTAGTCTTCTGTTTTAAGTATCTGCAGTAATGTTATGAATCTCTCCTTTAATCTTTATCAAATggttgctgttaaaaaaaatcacttgattATCTATCTTTATGAAATGCTCTGATAATTCAGATTCATGAAGAAGttaatattttgtcatttttttcaaattatggCTATGAATTTTACTGAAATGGCATATAACTTTTACTGGGAATGTCcactcttcctctttttcaatCAAATATGCGGGAAGACACTGAGTTGCATCCTAGATAATAGTTTgtttaaagctgtattttttgccttcataattaaattattgtgccagcagattaatttatttttttttagttacttttCTCTGCCAGCAGGGCCTTTGCATACCAGCTGGCATAGACTCCAGGATATGTAGAGAGGTTTTAGCCAATGAACAGCTCAACTAATGCATCTAAGAAGATAGCTTGAATAAAATCAGTTCTTGGTGAGCTCACTTGGAAAATCTATTCCAGTGATTGTGAAAGCTGCCAGATGGTCTCTACCAGTACTGAGTATGATAGAGCAGATAGGAATTTCTACTTTGTTGTcgttgttttaatatatttttttaatttcttcagaaCACAATGAGagaattagatttttttatgtctgcatatttgcatttcaataAGAAAGCATATTTGCTGATGAATAATACTTTTGGTTGTTTGCAGCTATGCTTCTTCTGGCTTCCAACATCTGGCATGAGTAGACAAACAGTTCCATCACCTGGCAGCAAAGCCAGCCAGTGTTATTTGAATCTTCACAGAAGTGCTAGCcctatttcatatttcatctAAATATTTATCAGCTTTAAGACGGAGAATGCTTATGGTTAAACCATaaggacaaaaggaaaacattaccATTCCTACTTTCCTTTATGTGCTGCAGCTGCTAATACAAAACTGTAACAGAGGATGCTGACTTCATTACATGGTCATCTATTACAGAGTCATGGAATggttgaggtgggaagggacctctgctCAAGCAGAAGCACCTAGAGCCAGGTTGCACAGGACCCtatcatagaagcatagaatatcccaagttgtgAGGGACCCACAAAAATCATTGAGTTCAACTCCTGGCACCCAACACAACCACTCAAAAATCAGATCAGATGTCTaagagcgttgtccaaacacttcttgaactccagcaggctcagtgcctgCACAGTACCTTCACCTGCACAGTAtagaagtgcttcctgatgttccagcagaacctcctgtgttccagcttATGCCCATGgcttcttgtcctggcactgggcaccactgagaagagcctgtcCTCATTCTCTTTGCACCTTCCCGTCAGATATTTGTAGACATTGGTAAGATtcctcctgagcctcctcttctccaggctaaatgGTTCTAactctctcagtctttcctcacatgagaggtgctccagttCTTTGATCATTTTGGTAACCCTACATTGGACTCCTTCTAGTATGTCCAAGTGTCTCCTGTATAGGGGGTAAGGGAGGGGGCAgacagaactggacacagtattgCAGGTAATTCAGTGTGATACTGCAGTATTCACCAGAAGTTGGATGGAGAACATGAAGTTCAGATTTCCCACAATAGACTAGACAATCTAATGAACTGTTATTAGCAACACGTACGCATACCAGTAAGAGGACTTGCGTGTATGGTAATCCAGTGCACACATGAGGAGGACTAGGTTTCATTTTCCTAAAATTTCCATTCACAAATTCATCTTAATAAGACTTGGAGAAAGGAATCTTCAAATAAGAACTGGCAACTAGAAGAATTAGTGGAAATGCCACTGGCCTGCAGGGATCAAATAAAGAACTCTGGTAGTGCTTACATCAGAAACAAAGGTTATTTCTAACTATTAAGGCAGTACAGGTCTGTAATACCCTCAGTCAGGTCAAGGGTGAAAAAGTGAGCTACAACTGACGTTTATGAAAGAGATTTTGATTTAAGattataaaagaaattaagtggCTGTCACCTACTCCAACACACACAAGGTTTAATGGCACAAGGCTTTCATATCAGAATATTTCTGTCTTGCTTAATATGTTGTCTTTTTGACTTCCCCGCAGATATGCACACTGCTCAAGTGTAAGAGCACAGACCTGAGCACATGTGGGCAGCCAGTGGAGACTGCGCAGACCAAGTTTGACATGTTCTCCCTCAGCGGCACGTTTGGCACTAACTATGTCTTTCCAGAGGTCTTGTACAGTGACGTGCAGCTGGCCCCTGGGGAATTTGAGGTAATGGGGCACTCCGGAACTGGTTCATGTTAGACTTTCTGTGGACTAGTAGTGGAATAACTACATCAAAACAGCCAAAGAGAACTTTTTCTTAGTGAATAATCAGacatattttatacttttcagTGAAGTCACTAGTTGCCGTGATATGGTCTGATGTAccttcttcttgttttcttacatCTTTCTGAGCACTTAATTTGTTCGTAGTAGTATTTCTCTAATTATgtctttctcttattttttccaatcAGGTATTGAATGATGGGCGTTTGATAAGTAagacaaaaccaacaaaaccagtTGTCACTGTGACACTTTTTGGTCGGTGGTATGAAAAGGATCACCTATAACAAGACCCACAACGGACAGCCTTCCTGTGATGTTACCATAACTGAAGCTGTACACTAACAATCTCACGTCCGAATGAGATACTCTACAACAATAATCAGGATTGTTTCATTCTTCATGTTCAACAAACTTCTCAATGtgatttgtttagaaaaaaatcagcaacattattttattgctaCCATTTATTGAGAAGTAACTATTTCTATATTATAAGAATATTAATCTTTTATTAGTACAAAATAGCAGTTGTGTTTCTATCACTGTTttctggaatttttatttttctagccctcaaattctgtattttgggACAGAAGATAAATTCTTACTAAAATTGCATTGCATATTTTACAATTGCAGATTGCTGAGATCAGTAAATAAAACCCTGAAAGATGCAGTTCGTGACAGCTCCATGCAACAAAGCTCAGTAATGCTTTGTCTCTGATATGCAGCTCCTAATACTAATTACTTTACAAGTCTGTTCTTTTATCACAGTTACACAattctttctcctgtttgtgttgttttgtgtttgttgtctTTATGCCAAAGGTTAACATTGTGTGGCATGTAGCAGCACAGAACAGTGCATCATGGAGGCTAAGCTAGAACTCCAATCAAAGAGCCCACCCTGAGCCAAAATCTGTTGTCTCTTCTTGTACAGAACTGAAGATGAAtcatcatttttcagaaatctctCTTAAACCAAAACTTTAAACAGAAAACCCAAAATATTCCACTTGCCGGTTCTGAACAAGTTTGTCAAGACCTTCTGGTTGTACTGGATACAGTGCTGGAACTGTGTGTAGCCAGAAAAGAGGTCACTGAGTGACAGTGTATGTAGCAACTTCTTCCTCCTATCTTTTCTATTTCTCCCTTGTCATGTAACACCAACATATGTGAAATAAGCCTTACTGTTTGCTTCTTGATCATAATGATGGGTGGTGCTGCCCTGCAAGTGCATTAACTGTTGGGATTAGGGGGTTTAGATTTCTATTAGATACTAGCAACTCCTGGTGAGAAAGCACTATTCATGTCTTTGCTTCCTCATCTTCCCCAGTGACCAGGGGAAGCATATCCTCTTCCTTTAGCATATTGGTGTATAGAGATATGCATCTCTTTCTGTGGACTTTTAAAAGGGGTCATACACCCCTATAAGTCCCAATTCCACTTCCTTTTTCCCCACACAGGCACCATTTCTGGTCCCAGCACAGCACTCTCAAGGTCTTCAGTTCCTCGTACTTTGGTTACAAAGTTGACAAGAAGATAGAAATGCAAATCCTATCTGGACTCCAGCACTAGTTATCACTGCTGGGCACCATATGACCTTTCTGctttcaaagacaaataaatagtTGTGACACAATACAATAGCATGAACTTGTTCATCAAAATCCCAAATCTTCCTAACCCTATACCATGTACTCTATACCATGCTCTGACTCATGGAAGCTCAACATCAGTGCTGCTAGAGCCACGCTCTCTCAAAAccttctttgctgtttctgtcaGTTGTTGCCTGCCCCCAGACAGATCTCAATTTAGCAAGGGTTTATTCAGTCTGATCCTCTTCCCAGGTATACAGACTCAGTGCAGACACTCCTCGTCCCCCAGGAACCTGGCGGGTCATGACGCAACTTGCCTGAGGAAAGGATCTGAGTTTAAAGGATGCTATGGTATGCAAAGAGGTTTCGTATTGCAGTGTAGAAAGGATGTAGTAGGAGCATGTGgtgaggctgggaggcagctccTTCAGGACTGTTCCCTGCTGGTACAAGTCCTTTGGCTAAGGAAATGGATGTGATCCCAACCCTGAACCTGGCAATGGAAATGAATGTGATCCCAACCCTGAACCTGGCAAGTACTTTGAATTTAGAATTTGGTTCAAAGGCCACTGCTGTCTGACTAGGTAGATTTATGTGTTTGAATGTTGAATGTTTTCTCATAGAAGGCTGGCATAAGCCGTTATTGCACTAAATTCTTTTTGCCGCAAAGATTGCATAATATTCATAATCATGAAATGTGTTGTTGCATGAAGTGAGGCAGGCATACAGAGTATAATCCTTTCCAAATCTACCCATTCGTCCACATACCAACTCACTGTGCATAAAGATAAGTCTGTGCGTAACCACTGATAACAATAGACTATTCTTCCAGGccagtacaggaaaaaaaacaaaaacatttctttatctGACAGCTGAATCAGGAACAAAGAAGGTAAGAAACCTTagcaaatgtgatttttttctgcaggtgCAGCTTCAGCTTCAAGATTTACAATGGGGTGATCTGTAGATGTAACTAAAGCAGGGTGCAATGGGCAAAATTTAGGAATTATGGCTCCCAAGGACAATGCTGCTCTAACAGAGATCTTTGAGGACTAGAGATCCGCTGAGCTCAGTTATGGAGCGGTGTCCTAACAGGTTTGCCCAGACAAGCAGCCTGCTGGCATCCCTGCTGTGATGTGGAGCGGCCCCCAGAGGCCCCACAGCCCTGAGCCAGGGGTGGCACAGGCGGTGCCCAAGCACCCACCtctggcagccctgcctgcaccccacaCCCTGCACTTTGGCCAGGAATGTGTCTGTTCCGGTCTTTGCTGTGATTTCCTAAACTCCTCTGGCTTGTTTTCCCACTGTGACCTGGGCTTGCTTTCAACTTATTAGAGTAATGCCAGGCCTGAACACTCGGTGAATCTGGCCGGCAATGCGTTtcttcagctgcagcacagcgGCGACTTCTCTGTCGGTGGTGTAACCATGGGGCAGGATTGCTCAATGGCTGTGGCTCTCCGACCTTTGATATTTGAGTCTTTAGGGACACCGTGATTGCATCGCATGGTGTCAACTTTCTGGCGCTCTGGAGAATTCCCAGGTTTCTGCAAGACTTTCCCTATTAAAGTCCCCTGATTTTGCTCACCCTGGTCCTCCTTGTGGGTGACTTCCAGATTTCAGGTCTGGGGCTTTTCAGGGCTCGTGCCTCTGCTGTCCGGTTTTGGTGCTGTCTGCTCTTGAGGCCTGGGCCCTGGACAGCTACATTGCTGCCTATGAGCACAGTGTGCTCTTGCCTGCTTCTGAGGAGGCCTTGATGCTGATGGACAGAAGTAAGATTTCTGGATGGAGCTGCATAGTGAAGAGGAGGATGTTGTCAGGATGAAGAGTATGTTTGTTGATGTCTTACTGAAAAGTCAAGATGATTAGCCAGGTTATGTTCCTTCATCCTCACAGGCACGATGCAGCTTCTAACAGTGGACTGTTAATGAAGCACCTGGAGCTATTGTAGCAAAGTGCTATTtccaaaatatgcaaaaaattACTCTTTGTGAGGAATAAAAATTGCTTGCTATAAGCAATTTCTAATTaattactgtgaaaaaaattgcttttcataaaatagcaaaaaaggTTTGTTGTTTAATCTTCACAAAACTAGTTAGTATTTCAGCTCTAGACAGAAAGATCAGAACAGTTCAAGGGTTAGTGTATACTACAGTGTGTACCTGGGAGGGAGGATGCTCTAAAGTACTCTAGCTATGATAAGTTATTGGCCACAAGAGCATAGCGTGGCAAGACCACATAGCTTATAACTGTATGTGGTATCTGCTGCAGCTACGCTCCACTGCATGCAGGTGGTCTGCCCTCAACCCTGGCTGCATTTTTAACTGATAGAAGCCAGAGTGAATTTGTGTGGAACAGTGTGCCCTCACCATGACAGCCTGGGCTAGCGCAGAGATCAGTGTGGAAGCCTGGAGAAAGATACGAATGGAGCTTGTAAGCGATCCTTCTGTGAAGACGCTTGTAGACCTGTGTTGCTCCTAGCACATTCTCTTAGCCATTTGTTCACCTTTtatttatgacattttaaattgGAAATGATCCAATTTATGcaactgtttctttctcttcttacCATAAATGAATGTTCTTGAATGTTGACATGCACTGTACTTCCCCAGATTACTCAATAGAAGATTACTTCCAAAACAAACCTGTTACAAACTTTACTCCTCCTCTTCCCATCTACTTTATATTCCTCATGACTCTTCCAGACTCAGAGCATTCAAGCAATTGCCAGGCAGCAGCCATGATCCCTCCCTGGCCTGTAGTGCACGCTGCGGTGTTtgccctggcagccctgcaggccctgGCCTCAGACACCTTCATTGCGGCTGTGTACGAGCACGCCGTCATCCTGCCACGTGCCACTCAAGAGACAGTTTCTCCTGAAGATGCTTTGGCCCTGATGAACAAGAACATGGACATCTTGGAAGGAGCCATCAAGGAAGCAGCCCAGCAGGTACGAGATGTATCCCGAGTGGTGTTAATCGTGTGTTCTCCTCCCGCTGACACCCCTCCGCGGGGATGTACTGATGGAGACTTCTTAACGGAGCCTCTTCTGCCAGGGCGCGCACATCATTGTGACTCCTGAGGATGGCATTTATGGCTGGGTTTTCACAAGAGAAGCCATCTACCCGTACCTGGAGGACATTCCCGATCCAGAGGTGAACTGGATTCCCTGCACTGATCCCACAAGGTGAttccttctgcagctgtttGTCTGGTTTTAAGCTGGTGTCCCGTGGAGTTGTgagctgttcctgaaaaatgcCTAGGAactgattaattttttaatctcttaaaAATCCCAAATGCTGTATAAATTAAATGCTTCAAAAAGAACTcttaattaaatgtatttgaaatatgCAAGATAAAAAGCATTGAAACAGCTTCACTTTTGAAAAttagaagaggaggaaaatgaggaaatttTAGGCAACAtcattattttgaaatcatGCAAAAGCTTACCACTTCTGACTACTCGAGAAAGTTTTTTGTAACTATAAACCAGTTAATTATCATGGCAAAAGCATGGGTTAAACAAGGTGATTCAGATCTCAGCTCATGTGGCCGGAATGATTTCTTAATCAAATagcacaaaatatttctctagaTTTGAATGAAATGCCTTTCAGGAATCCAACTACTTACACAGTCTGCTATGGCACACCAGGCTTCTCTGAATGTGTGTCAGCAGGGGACACCAAGGGGATAAGGGTTGCCTCTCAACTAAGATTTAGTATTCTTCTGTTCTGGGGCTTTATGTAGCAAAATTTCAAGGGTCTGTAAATGTTGTGACCACTCTTTACCAATGGTTTATAGACAGCTGCCTTAAACAGAGtgaagagtttttaaaaaggtCTTTTGAAACTGAGACTCAGATTTTCCtgataattaatttttaagttattttaagtTTATACCTATATATTGGTTTATTCTCTCCcttgttttctgaagctgtCCATAGCTTTGTTTGTATGTTAGCTGGGAATTAtatgcacacagaaaacaacaacttaGTTTCTTTAAGGGTACAGGAAAGAAGAGCACAGGGAGCCCCTTTTTTACAGCTAAAAGACACCAGGAATTCAAAATGATGCTATgaacagagaggagaaaaagaacagaagtgaTCTTTCCCTTTTACGCCACCTGGGGATATGCAGTTAGTGGAACAGTAAGTTTGAATACATTCAAAACTATTCAAACTTAAACTTgtaattttgttgttgatgtttttgtttatttcatataaaacatCTTAGATTTGCTCCAACACCAGTGCTGGAACGACTCAGCTGCATGGCCAGGAATAACTCCATCTATGTAGTTGCAAACATCGGGGACAAGAAGTTGTGCAATTCCAGTGATCCCAGCTGCCCCAGTGACGGTCGCTACCAGTACAACACCAATGTTGTCTTTGACTCAGAAGGGAAACTGGTGGCTCGTTACCACAAGGTAAAGAGGCACTTCAGCATCACCCTGTAATTGATCATCAGTATACATTTCATCTCTTTGGCACCGATTTCAGCAAATTTATACAATAACGTTAGGTAATTGTAGAGTGACAGCCAATCCAATGCAAGGCTCTTGTGGCCAGAGGGAAGAGCAGGCAAACATTTGATCCATCGGGCACTGTTCCCAGGAGCACcgcagctgcagaaagcatgCTGGCTATCAAATGCCTCAAGACTACATTAATGAGAGCAAACTGGAATGAAACATTGGCACAGTTGGCCATGCTCAGTAAATGTTAGCTGGTTCTCAGCACAGTTTTAGCCAAACCAGGCAGCACTTTCTCAGGTGATGCCTTGACAGCATTTAGCAGTTGGCAtttgctcagcactgctgccagTAGACATTAGGGACACATCCACCTCCTGCTCAACAAACCTCTGGGTGAGGGTTTTACTTCCTTTGACTCCCAGTCACCACTGAACCTCCTGTGGACATCTCCAGTGGCTGTCAAGGAAGCTTTGAGATTTCCTTTACCCAAAGGAATCTCAACCCacagtttttctttaatctcAGATAAAAAAGTGGCAGCTAATAATATTGCCTTATTTTTAGTTTCTGATATGCCATTTTCTTTGCCTGCAGTACAACCTATTTAGACAAGAAACACAGTTTAATTACCCTAAAGAGCCAGAACTTGTCACCTTCAAGACACCCTTTGGAAAGTTTGGCATTTTCACTTGCTTCGACATCCTTTTCCGGGAGCCTGCTGTGGTGCTGGTGAGTGAGCTCCAGGTGGACACGGTGCTCTTCCCGACGGCCTGGATGAACGTCCTGCCCTTTCTGACTGCTGTGGAATTTCACTCTGCATGGGCAATGGGCATGAGAGTCAATTTATTGTCAGCAAATACTCACAACATCAGAATGTCTATGACAGGTGAGTTGCCCTGGGGAAAAGGGGAATAGTCTTCATAGTACAGGATTCAGAAGCAGGCAACattgttttgaaatagcaaagtctccggaaaacagtatttcaagAAGACTAAAAATATTCTTGATGCTGTGTTGAATGCAGTAAACCACTACTGGCAAGAAAATGATGAAAGTTCAGGGAGAGGTAATATTAGAATGACATTAAATTTTGGTATTTCAAAAGCaaggttttctttcagaaatggcACAAACATTCAGTTAAATGTTCACCATCTTGTTTAGaggcagcatttttttgttttttaaatttcaatcAACAGTTAAAtggataaaaatgttttaaacataacttaataaccccccccccaaaaaaaaaaaaaacagaaaaaaaaaaaaaagaattctccTTTGTATTGAATaaagcattttcagatttttgttgCTGATGAAGAATTCGAGATGATATATTTTGGTTCGATACGAATAGATGTctactgctatttttttttctgttaactgAGAAAACATTGTTCTAGCTGCATATATAGCTACTCCCcaaagcagaagtgaaagccacaAAGGAACATTTTT
Proteins encoded in this region:
- the LOC137854233 gene encoding pantetheinase-like; the protein is MIPPWPVVHAAVFALAALQALASDTFIAAVYEHAVILPRATQETVSPEDALALMNKNMDILEGAIKEAAQQGAHIIVTPEDGIYGWVFTREAIYPYLEDIPDPEVNWIPCTDPTRFAPTPVLERLSCMARNNSIYVVANIGDKKLCNSSDPSCPSDGRYQYNTNVVFDSEGKLVARYHKYNLFRQETQFNYPKEPELVTFKTPFGKFGIFTCFDILFREPAVVLVSELQVDTVLFPTAWMNVLPFLTAVEFHSAWAMGMRVNLLSANTHNIRMSMTGSGLFTPGGAAAYYYNSKTEEGRLLVAELSARPRLSPTYPPAVNWSSYATSVKNFTEDITFLGAVRRDIFTFSELKHEDGNYTVCQKDLCCHLTYRMSDKSNDEIYVLGAFDGLHGSVIKYHWQVCTLLKCKSTDLSTCGQPVETAQTKFDMFSLSGTFGTNYVFPEVLYSDMQLAPGEFEVLPDGRLESKNTTSKPLLTATLFGRRYEKDLKHPLRNSPQCNSLTVTQVA